The DNA sequence AGATTCTCCTGCTTCTCAAGCGGGTTTTCTCCCCGGAGATGTAATCAATAATGTTAATAATATAGAAGTTTTGACCGCACAAGATGTACAAGAACAGGTAGAAATTAGTACCATAGGAGAAGTAATACCCATAAGAATCGATCGTCAAGGGAAATTTATCACCTTAAAAGTTTATCCTGCGGAATTTCCCATCGAATAATCATATTTAGCAAAGAGTAAAGGGCAAAGGAAAAATGGCTCTATCAGTTTGAGTATGTAAATTATTAGTTAGGGTAGGCAAGAGGCAATTGGCAATAGGGGACTATTAAATAATAATTTATAAACTTTTAGTTTTTATTTTACTATAAACACTATTTAATAAAGGTTATGGAAGTCCTGTTTCTCTTAATTCATAATAACCACACTCTGAAGAACCGGAAAAATTAAGAATTAAGAATTAAAAACTTAGAACACTCATTACTTTCTTCTAAAACCTGAAACCTGACACCTGACACCTTATCTCCCTCTTCTGTTATCCCCTCATCCCCCCAACACCCTGAAACCTCTTTCATAAAGGATAAAATAAGAACAATTAAATATAAAAACAATTTACTTATTCCCATTAGCAGTGATTAGTCAAAAACAGTTGCAATCTTTTTTCTGGCAATGGCGTGGCGTTTGGGTTGCAACTCCTCTTATCTGTACTGCCATTATTCTCGCCCGTTACTTGGGTTTTTTTCAACCCTTGGAATTGTTTGCTTATGATTTATTAATCAAAATGCGTACCCCATTACCTCAAGATGACAGGATAGCAATTGTGGGGATTGGAGAGGAGGATGTAGAAAAAATAGGTAGTGCCATAATATCTGACGAAATTTACGCTAATGTAATCCAAAATCTGCTTAAACAACAACCTATCGCCATTGGTTTAGATATTTATCGGGATGTTCCAATTCCCCCAGGTACAAATAAACTAAGTCAGTTGTTTCGGGAAAATCAAAATATTGTCGGTATTGAGAAAATGGTGGGAGATACGCGTCAATATCGAGTTAAGCCTAATCCGATTCTCAAGGAAAAAAAACAGATTGGTTTTAATGATGTCATTTTAGATCCAGATAACAAAATTAGACGGGCATTATTAGCGTTACCAGATAAACAGGCTTTTAGTCTTTCCATGTATTTAGCTTTACTTTTTTTACAGAAAGAAAATATTAACTTGACTACTGTGGGGGAAAAAAATTACTGGCAATTAGGTAATACGGTATTTATTCCTTTTGAAAAAAATGACGGTAGTTACGCTCAAGCAGATAGTGGCGGTTATCAGATTTTACTTAATTATCGAGATAATGTGAATCATTTTGACACTGTTAGTTTACTTGATGTTTTGGAAAATCGCATTCCTACCGATTGGGGTAAAAACAAGATTATTCTGATCGGTTTTGTGGGAGAGAGTTTTCAGGATGTTCATTTAACTCCTTATACTAACTCTCCAGATCAAAGAATGCCCGGGGTGGAAATTCATGGTCATATTATTAGCCAGATAATAGATAGTGCCAAGGGAAATCAAGATAGTCGCACTTTAATCAAGACATGGAGTGAAACTAAAGAAAATTTATGGATTATTTTTTGGACATTACTAGGTGCGATCGTAACATGGAATTTGCGTAAATCTAGTAATTTTCGTCAAGGAATCATTATTTTTGTGGGTATAGAGTTTATTTTAGTGGCTATTGTTTATTTTGCTTTTCTTGCTAACTGGTGGATACCTCTTTTACCTCCTTTAACAGGATTAATTGCTGTGGCAGGGGGAATAACTATCTATACCGCCAGAAATGCCTCTAAAATACGTTTTACTTTTGGGCGTTATTTAAGTACTGAAATTGTCAATACATTACTCGAAAGTCCTCAAGGAGTGAAGTTGGGGGGAGAAAGACGCAATATAACAATTCTTACTTCTGATTTAAGAGGATTTACGGCAGTTAGTGAACAATTACCCCCCGAAGAAGTGGTTAAAATTCTTAATTTCTATCTTGGTTATATGGCAAATATAATCAGTGAATATCAGGGGACAATTGATGAATTTATGGGGGATGGTATTTTAGTTTTATTTGGTGCTCCTATCAGTCGAAATGATGATGCAGATAGAGCTATAGCTTGTGCGATCGCAATGCAATTAGCAATGAAAGAAATTAATCAACAAATTGAAATATGGGGTTATTCACCTCTCAAAATGGGAATTGGTATCAATACAGGTGAAGTAGTTGTCGGTAATATTGGCTCAGAAAAAAGAACTAAATATGGAATTGTTGGCAGTGAAGTAAATTTAACCTATCGCATCGAATCTTATACTAAAGGTAGAGAAATTTTAATCTCAGAAAAAACCCTACACAGCCTTAAAACCGATGTACAGATAGCAGAAACGAGAGAAGTATCCCCAAAAGGAGTAAAAAAACCGATCACTATTTATAAAATTATCAGTATCAAAGGTAAATACTCTCTTTTCTTACCTGAAATAGAAGAAAAAATAATTGACATTAATGAGGAAATAAAAATCAAATATTCTCCTCTCAATGAAAAAGATATTACAGAAGATATTTATCAAGGAAAAATAGCCAAAATTATTATTAAAGATATTGAAATAGGAGCAATAATTCAAGCTGATTATAAGGAAAATTTTTTACCTAATCCATTAGATAATTTGAAACTCAACTTCACCAATTGGGCTTATCCAGATGATTTTTATGGCAAGGTAGTCATGAACCATAGAGAAGATAGTTCTTTCAAAATTTATTTTACCTATTTACCACCTCAAATAGAGCAAAAATTATCTAATTTACGGCTATCTGTCATGGATTAAACAATTAATAAGGCTTTATGTCTCTACTCCTTATTTTTCAACACTTTTTTCATCAAACTCAGGTAATATTCATGTTATGGGCATCATCAATTCTAAATTGATTGTTTCTTCCATTAATTCTTTAACTTGTACGGTGCTAGACTTAATTGTTTAGCCTTATTTTTAATTGCACTTATTCGTAATCGTTTCTTTGATCAATATACCTCAACTATAGCTTTTAAGTATTGATAGAGCAAAATGGTGTTTTGACTCTACTTGTTTTAATATTTTTGTTATTAAATAATGATCAAAAATTAACTAACATAAAAGAAGTTTCTATTATCTCCTTAGAAATTAAAAACTAGCCAGAGGAAAATTAAAAGATGAAAACCAGACAACTCGGCAAATCTGACATTTATATCACTCCGATTATAATGGGTACATGGCAAGCTGGTAAAAGAATGTGGGTAGGTATTGAAGATAGTGAGAGTATCAGTGCCATTCGTCAGGCAGTGGAATCGGGTATCACTACTATTGATACAGCAGAAGTTTATGGAGAAGGACATTCGGAGAGAATTGTGGGGGAAGCTCTAAAAAGTGTTAGAGATAAGGTTATTTATGCCAGTAAGGTGTTTGCTAATCATCTAAAATATGATCAGGTGATTAATGCTTGTCATAATTCTTTAAAAAATCTACAGACAGATTATATTGATTTATACCAGATTCATTGGCCTTCTGGTAGTTGGAATAGTGAAATTGTACCCATAGAAGAAACCATGAGAGCATTGAATGATTTAAAAAGAGAAGGTAAGATAAGAGCGATCGGAGTTTCTAATTTTTCTCAGCAACAGTTAGCCTCTGCCCGTGAATTTGGACAAATCGATAGTATTCAACCACCTTATTCCTTGTTTTGGCGTATTGTGGAAAAGGAAATTCAACCCTACTGTGTAAAAAACAATATTTCCATCCTTGCTTACTCATCCCTCGCCCAAGGTATTTTAACGGGAAAATTTGGAGATAATCCCACATTTGCTGAAGGTGATCATCGCAAAAATAATCGCTTATTTCAACCCCCTCACTGGGAAAGAGTGAAACAGGCTTTATCTCAATTACAACCTTTTGCCGATAAATATAATTGTAATCTAGCTCAAATTGCGATCGCATGGCTAATACAACAACCTCAAACCAATGCCATAGTAGGAGCGAGAAATGCCCAACAGGCGAAAGAAAATGCTCAAGCAGGAGATATTGAATTAACAACAGAAGATATTAAACAAATCAGTGACATAGGAACAGGTGTTACTCAATATTTAGACGATAATCCCGTGATGTGGAATTTTTCTTAAAGAAGGATAAATTATGACAATAATGGGAAAAATTAATGTTATAAAAACAATCCTTAATTTCAAAGGAAAAATCAATATAATAAAAAAACAAAAGTTTCTCAGTAACTATGAATCAAAGGGATTTATCGGAAGGAAAACTATTAGTACAGCGCTATCTCCTTCGAGAA is a window from the Cyanobacterium sp. Dongsha4 genome containing:
- a CDS encoding adenylate/guanylate cyclase domain-containing protein translates to MISQKQLQSFFWQWRGVWVATPLICTAIILARYLGFFQPLELFAYDLLIKMRTPLPQDDRIAIVGIGEEDVEKIGSAIISDEIYANVIQNLLKQQPIAIGLDIYRDVPIPPGTNKLSQLFRENQNIVGIEKMVGDTRQYRVKPNPILKEKKQIGFNDVILDPDNKIRRALLALPDKQAFSLSMYLALLFLQKENINLTTVGEKNYWQLGNTVFIPFEKNDGSYAQADSGGYQILLNYRDNVNHFDTVSLLDVLENRIPTDWGKNKIILIGFVGESFQDVHLTPYTNSPDQRMPGVEIHGHIISQIIDSAKGNQDSRTLIKTWSETKENLWIIFWTLLGAIVTWNLRKSSNFRQGIIIFVGIEFILVAIVYFAFLANWWIPLLPPLTGLIAVAGGITIYTARNASKIRFTFGRYLSTEIVNTLLESPQGVKLGGERRNITILTSDLRGFTAVSEQLPPEEVVKILNFYLGYMANIISEYQGTIDEFMGDGILVLFGAPISRNDDADRAIACAIAMQLAMKEINQQIEIWGYSPLKMGIGINTGEVVVGNIGSEKRTKYGIVGSEVNLTYRIESYTKGREILISEKTLHSLKTDVQIAETREVSPKGVKKPITIYKIISIKGKYSLFLPEIEEKIIDINEEIKIKYSPLNEKDITEDIYQGKIAKIIIKDIEIGAIIQADYKENFLPNPLDNLKLNFTNWAYPDDFYGKVVMNHREDSSFKIYFTYLPPQIEQKLSNLRLSVMD
- a CDS encoding aldo/keto reductase; protein product: MKTRQLGKSDIYITPIIMGTWQAGKRMWVGIEDSESISAIRQAVESGITTIDTAEVYGEGHSERIVGEALKSVRDKVIYASKVFANHLKYDQVINACHNSLKNLQTDYIDLYQIHWPSGSWNSEIVPIEETMRALNDLKREGKIRAIGVSNFSQQQLASAREFGQIDSIQPPYSLFWRIVEKEIQPYCVKNNISILAYSSLAQGILTGKFGDNPTFAEGDHRKNNRLFQPPHWERVKQALSQLQPFADKYNCNLAQIAIAWLIQQPQTNAIVGARNAQQAKENAQAGDIELTTEDIKQISDIGTGVTQYLDDNPVMWNFS